The following are encoded in a window of Dehalococcoidia bacterium genomic DNA:
- a CDS encoding MFS transporter, whose protein sequence is MARRERQVIVYTNLGHALVHAVETAYGALLLDIASDLGSSEAFMGGVATVFGWAFGTTAFPAGLLSDRMGPRRVLGMTFAGASAAALMVSLAFSPWLLALAMGLLGLAIGMYHPAATALIAYGVGERGVAMGMHGAAGNIGLALAPGIAGGIAVLADWRWAYVLLACLAAALALWATRLPGARLQVVTADVDSRSARGGLPLAPRVAVALLLVYSLSVLVGIVYRGTLTFLPSHIKLEVSDDLGDWLTTAAYLMGAVGQYAGGLLTRRLRVEVLAIGVTAAALLPLALMGVLSGVPLLTAAAAFVFFSFARQPIYNTLIADYSPARLVGSSFGLYFLAEFGLGGTGGIIAGAAVDRWDTSAAFLAMAGIWSLAVVASLGLPLLGRRLRAGLRPAQV, encoded by the coding sequence GTGGCGCGACGCGAACGCCAGGTCATCGTCTATACCAATCTGGGCCACGCCCTGGTACATGCCGTCGAGACCGCCTACGGGGCGCTTCTGCTGGACATAGCCTCCGATCTGGGATCCAGCGAGGCCTTCATGGGCGGCGTGGCCACCGTCTTCGGCTGGGCTTTCGGCACCACCGCCTTCCCAGCTGGCCTTCTGAGCGACCGGATGGGGCCTCGACGGGTCCTGGGCATGACTTTCGCCGGGGCGTCGGCGGCGGCCCTGATGGTGTCCCTGGCCTTCTCTCCCTGGCTGCTGGCCCTGGCCATGGGCCTTCTGGGCCTGGCCATAGGCATGTACCATCCGGCGGCCACGGCCCTCATCGCCTACGGGGTGGGCGAGCGGGGTGTGGCCATGGGGATGCATGGCGCTGCCGGCAACATCGGCCTCGCCCTGGCGCCCGGAATCGCGGGAGGAATCGCTGTCCTGGCCGATTGGCGCTGGGCGTATGTGCTCCTGGCCTGCCTGGCTGCTGCCCTGGCCCTGTGGGCGACACGGCTTCCAGGCGCCCGTCTGCAGGTCGTCACTGCCGACGTGGACAGTCGCTCAGCTCGTGGGGGGCTGCCGCTGGCGCCGAGGGTGGCGGTCGCCTTGCTGCTGGTGTACTCCCTCTCCGTGCTGGTGGGCATCGTCTACCGCGGCACCCTCACCTTCCTGCCCTCCCACATAAAGCTGGAGGTGAGCGATGACCTGGGCGACTGGTTGACCACTGCCGCCTACCTGATGGGGGCCGTGGGCCAGTACGCAGGAGGGCTGCTGACGCGGCGGCTGCGGGTGGAGGTCCTGGCCATCGGGGTGACGGCGGCGGCCCTGTTGCCTCTAGCGCTGATGGGGGTACTCTCGGGGGTGCCGTTGCTGACAGCCGCCGCGGCCTTCGTCTTCTTCAGCTTCGCCCGCCAGCCCATATACAATACCCTCATAGCCGACTACTCGCCCGCCCGCCTGGTGGGCAGCAGCTTCGGCCTTTACTTCCTGGCCGAGTTCGGCCTGGGCGGAACAGGGGGCATCATCGCCGGGGCAGCGGTAGACCGCTGGGACACATCGGCCGCCTTCCTGGCCATGGCGGGCATCTGGTCGCTGGCGGTAGTGGCGTCCCTGGGGCTGCCCCTGCTGGGCAGGCGCCTGCGGGCGGGCCTGCGCCCGGCACAGGTCTGA
- a CDS encoding aspartate aminotransferase family protein yields the protein MSVLDDYIRLHPRSAQLYERALRSLPSGVTHDIRYVTPFPIYVERAQGARKWDVDGHELVDLVMGHGALFLGHAHPEITRAVTEQAARGTHYGAAHRGEVEWAEWVKRLVPSAELVRFTSSGTEATLMALRLARCYTGRQKILKFDYHFHGWHDAVAGARYADSDALRSAGVTPGALQDTISVPQGDLAAVEEHLRRGDVAAVILEPTGASWGTLPLAPSFLHELRELTHRYGTVLIFDEVITGFRVSVGGAQARYGVVPDLTCLAKIVAGGLPGGCVAGRAEVMSMMAFRGEPAWDARERVYHPGTFNANPLSAAAGTTMLSLIADGRYHRRADALAERLVREMNGTLRRLEVPGCVYGLSSYFHIVIGEECPRPQDGIEWPLDSGRHPPRMRPELAMNLKRAMLNHGVDLMGLSGGFLSGVHSDADVDAVLEAFEASLNDLRRDGLL from the coding sequence GTGAGCGTCCTGGACGACTACATCAGGCTTCATCCCCGTTCGGCCCAGCTCTACGAGAGGGCGCTGCGCTCCCTGCCATCGGGGGTCACCCACGACATCCGCTACGTCACTCCCTTCCCCATCTACGTCGAGCGTGCCCAGGGTGCTCGGAAATGGGATGTGGACGGCCACGAGCTGGTGGACCTGGTCATGGGTCACGGCGCCCTCTTCCTGGGCCATGCTCACCCCGAGATAACCAGGGCGGTGACGGAACAGGCTGCCAGGGGCACCCATTACGGCGCCGCTCACCGTGGCGAGGTGGAATGGGCCGAGTGGGTCAAGCGCCTGGTGCCGAGCGCCGAGCTGGTCCGTTTCACCAGCTCCGGCACCGAGGCCACCCTCATGGCCCTGCGCCTGGCTCGCTGTTACACTGGCCGCCAGAAGATCCTCAAGTTCGACTACCACTTCCACGGCTGGCACGATGCGGTGGCGGGCGCGCGCTACGCCGATTCGGATGCCCTGCGGTCGGCCGGCGTGACGCCGGGCGCCTTGCAGGACACCATCAGCGTGCCCCAGGGCGACCTGGCCGCTGTGGAGGAGCACCTGCGCCGTGGCGACGTGGCCGCCGTGATCCTGGAGCCGACGGGCGCTTCCTGGGGTACATTGCCGCTGGCGCCCTCATTTCTGCACGAATTGCGGGAGCTCACGCACCGCTACGGGACTGTCCTCATATTCGACGAGGTCATCACCGGGTTCCGCGTCTCGGTGGGGGGTGCCCAGGCCCGCTACGGGGTGGTCCCCGACCTGACCTGCCTGGCCAAGATCGTGGCTGGCGGGCTGCCCGGCGGCTGCGTGGCCGGTCGGGCCGAGGTGATGTCCATGATGGCCTTTCGCGGCGAGCCCGCCTGGGACGCTCGGGAGCGCGTCTATCACCCGGGCACCTTCAACGCCAACCCGCTGTCGGCGGCGGCGGGGACGACCATGCTGTCCCTCATCGCCGATGGCCGTTATCACCGTCGCGCCGATGCCCTGGCCGAACGGCTGGTGCGGGAGATGAACGGGACGCTGCGGCGGCTGGAGGTCCCGGGCTGCGTCTACGGCCTTTCCTCTTATTTCCACATCGTCATAGGGGAAGAGTGTCCACGGCCGCAGGACGGCATCGAGTGGCCTCTGGACAGCGGCCGCCATCCCCCGCGCATGCGTCCCGAGCTGGCCATGAACCTCAAGCGGGCCATGCTCAACCACGGCGTCGACCTGATGGGCCTCAGCGGCGGGTTCCTCTCGGGCGTCCACAGCGATGCCGACGTGGACGCGGTGCTGGAGGCCTTCGAGGCTTCCCTGAACGACCTTCGTCGCGATGGCCTGCTCTAG
- a CDS encoding beta-galactosidase: protein MDASPLRQRLDLSGIWECRPLAPDEDALRAEGDWRPMPVPSNWHLAGLENYAGAVAFRRSFAADPSPGRAAHLLFRGVDYYADVWLNGIYLGHHEGYFQPFSFDVTGLLRPQNELLVRVEAPREEPRAVWPNRKRLIKGIFQHHDCRPGSWSLQHGQDAPTGGIWDRVELVYTSPVHIVSLHVAPLQASEASALVLVTARVRSPERRQAEAILELRPLSDKGGSARQALRLSLQPGENELCFTLTVPEPALWWTWDHGDQELYLAELALRDDEGGLDILRERCGLREMRIDEDWTWRLNGRPFFPRGTNIIPAEWLSQYTPEAIARDVSLLREANVNAVRVHAHVNRKELYEALDEAGIAVWQDFALQWGYEDSDDFVREAVRQARDMVRHLFNHPCLVLWCCHNEPLPHNRRRLGPALAAALRAEDPTRRVEEASDFRHHPYPGWYYGSYREFSGLPGAPMPTEFGAQALPDIESLRQMLPPESLWPPDWDAWAYRCFQYHETFHVAGIGTGNSLEEFVAASQDYQARLLKYAIEHYRRAKGRIKGLFQFMFMDPAPLITWSVVDWQRRPKRGYYVLQEAYQPVLPIVTMEREKTTPGRLLVMEVAVVNDLPRGFEGASVRLWVEGPGGWRSDLDSYTLDIPPDSVALVDRPPREAGLSVWRVPPDVPAGRYTVWAEVRDSAGELLGRNWQAIELVSLPLSREWWPSF from the coding sequence ATGGACGCCTCCCCTCTTCGCCAGAGGCTGGACCTGTCGGGCATTTGGGAGTGCCGCCCCCTGGCCCCTGACGAGGACGCCCTCCGCGCCGAAGGTGACTGGCGCCCCATGCCCGTCCCCTCCAACTGGCACCTGGCCGGCCTTGAGAACTACGCCGGGGCCGTCGCCTTCCGTCGTTCCTTCGCGGCCGATCCCTCCCCCGGTCGCGCCGCCCACTTACTGTTCCGTGGCGTCGACTACTACGCCGATGTCTGGCTGAACGGCATCTATCTGGGGCACCACGAGGGCTACTTCCAGCCCTTCAGCTTCGATGTGACGGGCCTGCTGCGGCCCCAGAACGAACTGCTGGTGCGCGTCGAGGCACCGCGGGAGGAGCCGCGAGCCGTCTGGCCCAACCGCAAGCGCCTCATCAAGGGCATCTTCCAGCATCACGACTGCCGACCGGGGTCGTGGAGCCTCCAGCACGGGCAGGACGCTCCTACCGGTGGCATATGGGACCGGGTGGAGCTTGTATACACTTCGCCGGTGCACATTGTTTCCCTGCACGTGGCGCCCCTGCAGGCGTCCGAGGCCTCGGCCCTGGTGCTGGTCACAGCCAGGGTACGCAGCCCCGAACGCCGCCAGGCGGAGGCGATCCTGGAGCTGCGCCCTCTCTCGGACAAGGGCGGCTCGGCCCGGCAGGCCCTTCGCCTCTCGCTCCAGCCGGGCGAGAACGAGCTGTGCTTCACCCTGACGGTGCCCGAGCCTGCCCTGTGGTGGACATGGGACCACGGCGACCAGGAGCTATACCTCGCCGAACTGGCGTTGAGAGACGACGAGGGGGGCCTGGACATCCTGCGGGAGCGCTGCGGCCTGCGAGAGATGCGCATCGATGAAGACTGGACATGGAGGCTGAACGGGCGTCCCTTCTTCCCCCGCGGCACCAACATCATCCCGGCCGAGTGGCTGAGCCAATACACGCCGGAGGCCATCGCCCGCGATGTATCCCTGCTGCGGGAGGCCAACGTCAACGCCGTTCGCGTCCACGCCCACGTCAACCGCAAGGAGCTGTACGAGGCGCTGGACGAGGCAGGCATCGCCGTCTGGCAGGACTTCGCCCTGCAGTGGGGCTACGAGGACTCGGACGATTTCGTGCGGGAGGCGGTGCGCCAGGCCAGGGACATGGTCCGCCACCTCTTCAACCACCCCTGCCTCGTCCTGTGGTGCTGCCACAACGAGCCGCTGCCCCACAACCGCCGTCGGCTGGGTCCGGCCCTGGCCGCCGCTCTGCGGGCCGAAGACCCCACGCGACGGGTCGAGGAGGCCTCGGACTTCCGTCATCACCCATACCCGGGCTGGTATTACGGCTCTTACCGCGAGTTCAGCGGCCTGCCCGGCGCTCCCATGCCTACCGAGTTCGGTGCCCAGGCCCTGCCAGACATCGAATCGCTGCGGCAGATGCTCCCGCCCGAGTCCCTCTGGCCACCCGACTGGGACGCCTGGGCCTATCGCTGCTTCCAGTACCACGAGACGTTCCATGTGGCCGGCATCGGCACGGGCAACAGCTTGGAGGAATTCGTCGCCGCCAGCCAGGACTACCAGGCACGGCTGCTGAAGTACGCCATCGAGCACTACCGTCGGGCCAAGGGACGCATCAAGGGGCTGTTCCAGTTCATGTTCATGGACCCGGCCCCTCTCATCACCTGGTCGGTAGTGGACTGGCAGCGCCGTCCCAAGCGGGGCTATTACGTGCTGCAGGAGGCCTATCAGCCCGTCCTGCCCATAGTGACCATGGAGCGAGAGAAGACCACCCCCGGACGGCTCCTGGTCATGGAGGTGGCAGTGGTCAACGACCTGCCCAGGGGGTTCGAGGGGGCCAGCGTGCGCCTGTGGGTGGAGGGGCCGGGGGGATGGCGAAGCGACCTGGACTCCTACACCCTCGACATCCCGCCCGACAGCGTGGCCCTCGTCGACCGCCCTCCCCGGGAGGCGGGCCTCTCCGTCTGGCGGGTGCCGCCCGACGTGCCGGCAGGTCGCTATACCGTGTGGGCGGAGGTCCGCGACTCGGCCGGCGAGTTGCTAGGGCGTAACTGGCAGGCCATCGAGCTGGTCTCCCTGCCCCTCAGCAGGGAATGGTGGCCCTCCTTCTAG